TCTGAGCGGGGTTTATTGGGGGGTGACGGTCAGGGTCAGCGTGTCCTGATAGCTGCCGCTCTCTGCGGCCAGGGCGTCGTTGAGGCTGATACGCACCGTCAGGTGCATATTTTCCTCGTTGGCGTTGCAGTTGATATTGGTGTCCGAGCCCAGCCAGTTCGTCGTGCTATCGTCCCCCTCGGTCAGGACTTCTGACTGGCTGCCGCCGGTATCAGCGATTTCCACACTGTAAGGAATCTGCGTTACCGGCCCCTGCAGCAGAAATTCCCCGGTGCCGACAGTACTGTCAGCCTGCATCTTGAAGTAGCCGCCGCCCAGATTGTACACACAGAAATCATCCTCCATCACTGTGTCGCCACTGGTATTGAGCGCGCTGGCGACATCAGTGAGGCCGCTGATTTTTATCACCGGCGTCACGGTGACGGTAACGGTAAACGGCAGACGCACCAGTTCCGTGGTGCAGTTGTTGCCGGTCTTGTCACAAAAGCTTTCCTGCTGCATCGAAAAGTAAAAAGTTCCGCTATAAATGCCCGAATACCCGGTTAACCCCGGCGGGGCGAGTTCCACGCGCAGAAAATAGTTGGAGAGTTTGCCGTTGGCGGCCCCGGAGAAGGGCGGAGAGGTGCCGCCATAGGTCTGGTTCGGTACCAGTTGATTGGTGTTATTGGCCTTGTTGCCGAAAAACAAATTGATTGGCAGGGTCTGGTTGTAAGCATTGTACAGCAGGTAGTTACTGCCGCTGCTGTTGTCGTCGTCAACCGCCGCCCAAAACGCTGCCGCTTTTTTGCAGCTGACAGTTTTTTTCTGCGGGCCGCAGCTGCGGATCTGGAAGTCGATGCTGCCCTGAGTCTGCACGGTTGCATCATAGATGAAATCGTGACTGGCACCGTTCAGGTTGCATACGCCGATAAACACATTGTCGCCGCTGGCGCCGCTGCCATCTCCGCAGGGATCCGTATTGGTGGAGGCGGCATGGGTCGTGCGCCAGCACAGCAGTAACAGCAGCAGCGGCAGGCACCACAGGGCCGGCTTATTGAGCGGCAACTTGATCGGCATTGCATTTGGCCTGGTTGAGTTCGATGGTGCCGAGATTGAGCCAATCCTTATTAGAGCCGAGAACCTGCACCGGTACCCGGCACTGGTTCCAGCGGATATGGGTAAACGCCAGGTTTTTAGGCGTGCTGTAGTATTGCAACTGGAACAGGCCGTACTGATCGGTGGTGGTCTGCTGCCCGGCCAGGGTAAATGTGGCATCGGCCACCGGGGCCCCGTCATTGGTGATGCGGCCCATGACCAGGATCAGCGATTTTATCTGGTAACTCGTGCTGGCAATGTTCCCGGGGTAAAGAGTGACCGTCTCGCTGGTGTCCCGGTAGTCGTAAAACCCCTCGCCGAGTGGCCGCACGGCCACTTCATAGGTGTCGAAGGCGGGCACACTGATCAGCGACCGCCCGCCGCCGGTGGCGTAGCCGCGCCGCTGGCCGTTGATCAGTATTTCGAACTGATCGTCCCTGGCGCCGTTGATATCCACGAGTACGCCGCTGTCATAGGATTGCTCCCCGCCCCAGGTAAAGTGGTCGCCGTCCGAGACCAGCGTGGTACTGAAGTTACCCACGTAACTCAGGGTCCGGCTGTCGCCATCCAGATAATTAATACCGGAGGTGAAGTAGCCGCGCCGCCCGGCCACGCGGGTCTGGCTACGCAGCGACAGCGTGCCGCCGTCGCTCTCGCCGTGGATCTGCTCCTGCACGTCACTGGCCCAGCGTTCACCATCGTTCCAACTGCTGCTGAACCCCGCGTACTGGCGGTCGCCCGCGACTGCACCGGTGTCTGCGCGCAGGGAGGCGCCGTGATTCCAGTGGGCGCCGTTGTAGCGGAACTGCAGGCTGATGCTGTAGAGCTGTTCACGGCCGCTGTCGTTGTAGCTCAGGCGCAGATCGCCGCCCCAGGCTTTTCGCCGGGCCAGCGGGTAGAGGTATTCCAGCGTGCGCAGGGTATTGCCGCCGACGGCGACGTTTGCCAGCTGCAGTTGCCCCGGGTTGATCTCCTGGCCCGAGTCCCGCCGCGAGTAGCGTGCGCTCAAGCGGCCGCGACCCAGTGGCATGTTCAGGGTGGCATTGCGGTTGCGATAGTCGCGGCCGAACAGTGAGGTGTCGTCATCGCCGCCTTGCAGATAGCTCTCCTGCAGCATCAGGGTTGCCCAGCTACTTTTCAGGGACACCGACAGGCGCCGGCCGCGGTGGCCGTTGCTGGTACCGATCAGGCTCGAGGAGACGTCG
This region of Microbulbifer sp. SAOS-129_SWC genomic DNA includes:
- a CDS encoding TcfC E-set like domain-containing protein; the encoded protein is MQRITWQIALCGALLCGSAPTMAATSAAFTMETAAPAGFEDLTEPSSLVVDVYYGGRLLDNRQRALVGPHTLQFEHPQQLLDKLPAVTGRQDLLERLSQTLPTNSQLVCRRKQQRGCGVLNTQVLGVIYDPDRFRADLFIGPEYLPTRQVQQDPYLPPASNRFALSQHLSGSWSGARSDTAAPGQDNRSATLFGETILSFGESSLQGRWSVSDTAQTASQLSDLFWTRDYRGRALSAGLMQPRGSNSHFFNGGLLYGVEFYQSNNTRLDADLRTATPLEVYLPVRGRVEVYKDGRLIHSQLIEAGNQLVGTRSFPQGAYEVTVKTYAEDGRQLDEFRQFFAKDSQLPAAGEWQWNLLAGMPAQISPDHAVPEREGDYLIQAGAGRRLLDNLGLFGNATLSGQSQALEMGGRWITPHLDVSSSLIGTSNGHRGRRLSVSLKSSWATLMLQESYLQGGDDDTSLFGRDYRNRNATLNMPLGRGRLSARYSRRDSGQEINPGQLQLANVAVGGNTLRTLEYLYPLARRKAWGGDLRLSYNDSGREQLYSISLQFRYNGAHWNHGASLRADTGAVAGDRQYAGFSSSWNDGERWASDVQEQIHGESDGGTLSLRSQTRVAGRRGYFTSGINYLDGDSRTLSYVGNFSTTLVSDGDHFTWGGEQSYDSGVLVDINGARDDQFEILINGQRRGYATGGGRSLISVPAFDTYEVAVRPLGEGFYDYRDTSETVTLYPGNIASTSYQIKSLILVMGRITNDGAPVADATFTLAGQQTTTDQYGLFQLQYYSTPKNLAFTHIRWNQCRVPVQVLGSNKDWLNLGTIELNQAKCNADQVAAQ